The genomic segment TAGGAATTACAGTAGTCATTTTCTCATTCATGGGTACCGAGATTGTTACGATTGCTGCTGGCGAATCAGATCATCCGGCGAAAGCGGTCCGAATTGCGACAAACAGTGTCATTTGGCGGATTCTTATCTTCTATATCGGTTCTATTGCGATCGTGGTCACTTTGTTGCCATGGAACTCTGCAAATCTGCTGGTCAGTCCATTTGTTGCCGTTCTCGATTATATCGGAATACCTGCCGCAGCCCAGATCATGAACTTTGTTGTATTAACGGCGGTTCTCTCTTGTTTAAATTCAGCATTATATGCCAACTCACGCATGTTATTTGGAATGGCACAGAAAGGCGAAGCGCCAAAAGCCTTTTTAAAATTGAGTAAGAAGGGCGTTCCTGTTCGAGCAATCTTATTCAGCACGGTTTTTTCCTATATAGCGGTCATATTCAGTTACGTATCACCCGATAAACTATTTTTATTTCTCATCAATTCATCAGGGGCTGTCGCACTTTTAGTGTATCTTGTCATCGCCTTCACACATCTAAGAATGCGCAGAAGATTAGAACGTGAAAACCCTGAAGCACTTCAAATTAGAATGTGGTTGTTCCCTTATCTAACGTATGCGACTATTTTCGTTATTACAGGAATCTTTATCGCAATGCTCGTCATTGAATCGTTACGTGTGCAGGCAGTACTTACCTTGCTCATTGCTGGGTTGACCATCGCTTGTTATTTCATCTTTGTTCGAAAGAAAGAAGGTATCAAAGAATTGAAGAAGGGAATTATACAAGCTTCTTCAAGAACGCTTCGCTAATAAATCTAAAAGTCCGGTATCGCCCATTCCATGAGCGATACCGGATGTTTTTATTCCACTACATACCTATCCATTTCTTAATTGCTGAGCCAACGCATTCACCTTCATTTATTATTTATTAACGATTATACTTCTTCATCACTTC from the Sporosarcina psychrophila genome contains:
- a CDS encoding amino acid permease; this translates as MSNQQGQLNPDLKIRHISMISIAGVIGAGLFIGSGAVINASGPGAILSYAFAGTIVVLVMRMLGEMAAAHPTSGSFSTYATESIGPWAGFTIGWLYWFFWVVVIAIEAIAGAAIMQYWIPEFPLWLMALILTILLTLTNLFSVKSFGEFEYWFSLIKVVSIGLFLVLGLCVIFGWYPGVVAPGTVNLLGAGGFMPTGFGSVLLGITVVIFSFMGTEIVTIAAGESDHPAKAVRIATNSVIWRILIFYIGSIAIVVTLLPWNSANLLVSPFVAVLDYIGIPAAAQIMNFVVLTAVLSCLNSALYANSRMLFGMAQKGEAPKAFLKLSKKGVPVRAILFSTVFSYIAVIFSYVSPDKLFLFLINSSGAVALLVYLVIAFTHLRMRRRLERENPEALQIRMWLFPYLTYATIFVITGIFIAMLVIESLRVQAVLTLLIAGLTIACYFIFVRKKEGIKELKKGIIQASSRTLR